The sequence ATTGGAGGAGAGACATGATGCAAGCAACAACAGGTTATCTTGTTTTAAATACTGGTGATGTGTTAGAAGGTCAATGGTTGGGCGCCCCTAAAGAAACAGAGGGAGAGCTGGTTTTTAACACAGCAATGACTGGATATCAGGAAGTTATGACAGATCCCTCTTATGCAGGTCAAATCGTGACGATGACTTATCCGCTGATCGGAAATTACGGATGGAATGACATCGATTATGAAAGTTTGAAACCATCATTAAAAGGGTTTATTGTCTCGACACCTAGTCACAATCCGGAACACTATGAATCAACCAATACATTATTAGAAATGCTTGAACAGCATTATATTCCGGCATTATCACATGTCGATACGAGAGCTCTTACCCGAATTATCCGCGAACACGGAGAAGTGTACGGGAAGATAACGACAGATCCTGAACAGAAGCCGGAAACGAACACAGTAAATGAAACAATTGTTTCCACTGTTTCTGTGAGAGAGAAACAATTTTTCAAAACAGAGAATCCGGCTAATAATCCTACGCCGCATGTGGTGGTCATGGACTTTGGCTACAAACATTCGATTGCAAAATCATTATTAGCATTAGGGTGTGACGTTACGGTAGTACCATTTGATACAAATTTTGCAGAAATGAAGGCAATCGATCCCGATGGTGTTCTTTTATCCAACGGCCCAGGAAATCCTAAAGCATTAGAACCATTATTAGGAGAAATGAAACAAATTTCCGAAAGCTTTCCGACAATGGGAATCTGCTTAGGACATCAGTTAATTGCGCTTGCGCATGGTGCAACAACGAAACGTCTGCCTTATGGGCATAGAGGAAGTAACCATCCTGTAAAAGACTTACAGACAGGGAAAGTAATGATCACCTCACAAAATCATGGTTATGTAGTAGATTATGATTCTGTTAATATGACAAACTGGTACGTTTCCCATGTCAACGTAAACGATAAATCAGTAGAAGGACTAAAACATAAAAGCAAACCGTTAATGACGGTCCAATTTCATCCTGAGGCTCACCCGGGTCCTATTGATACGCACCATTTATTCGTAGATTTTATCCAGCAGTTTATTACCAAGGGAGAGAAACAGCATGCCTAAGAAAGACAACATAAAAAAAGTATTAGTGATTGGCTCTGGTCCGATCGTCATCGGCCAGGCTGCAGAATTTGATTACGCCGGTACGCAAGCATGTCTAGCACTGAAGGAAGATGGTGTAGAGGTCATTCTTGTCAACAACAACCCGGCAACGATTATGACAGATGAAAATATTGCAGATAAAGTTTATTTGGAACCTTTAACATGTGAATCGATCAGCAAAATCATTGAAAAAGAACGTCCTGATGGTATCTTACCAACTCTAGGCGGACAAACCGGATTAAACATGGCGGTTTTACTAGATGAAGCGGGTGTTTTGGAAAAGTATCAAGTGACATTATTAGGAACGCCGCTTGAGACAATCCAAAAAGGGGAAGATCGCGAAATCTTTAAGTCGATGATGAAAGATATCGATGAACCAACTGCCGAAAGTCTTTCCACCTCTTCGGTTGAAGAAGCAGTTGCTTTTGCTAGTAAAGTCGGCTATCCAATGATCGTTCGTCCTGCCTATACGTTAGGTGGTGCTGGCGGTGGTATTGCAGATGATGAAGCACAATTACGTCAAATAGTGAAGAATGGCCTGCATTACAGTCCGATCAGTCAAGTGCTTATTGAGCAAAGTGTAAAAGGATGGAAAGAAATCGAATATGAAGTGATGCGTGACTCTAATGATACGTGCATCATTGTTTGTAACATGGAAAACTTCGATCCGGTAGGTGTTCATACGGGAGACAGTATTGTTGTAGCACCTTCACAAACACTAACAGATCGTCAATATCAAATGTTGCGTAC is a genomic window of Gracilibacillus salinarum containing:
- a CDS encoding carbamoyl phosphate synthase small subunit, whose product is MQATTGYLVLNTGDVLEGQWLGAPKETEGELVFNTAMTGYQEVMTDPSYAGQIVTMTYPLIGNYGWNDIDYESLKPSLKGFIVSTPSHNPEHYESTNTLLEMLEQHYIPALSHVDTRALTRIIREHGEVYGKITTDPEQKPETNTVNETIVSTVSVREKQFFKTENPANNPTPHVVVMDFGYKHSIAKSLLALGCDVTVVPFDTNFAEMKAIDPDGVLLSNGPGNPKALEPLLGEMKQISESFPTMGICLGHQLIALAHGATTKRLPYGHRGSNHPVKDLQTGKVMITSQNHGYVVDYDSVNMTNWYVSHVNVNDKSVEGLKHKSKPLMTVQFHPEAHPGPIDTHHLFVDFIQQFITKGEKQHA